A genomic window from Quercus lobata isolate SW786 chromosome 10, ValleyOak3.0 Primary Assembly, whole genome shotgun sequence includes:
- the LOC115965915 gene encoding transcription factor PIF7: protein MSQYIVPNWNLKHQRQEQVEGEEGNRSSHVHNQQQNHPSSTSPLVPNMSSYEVAELTWENGQLAMHRLRGLIPTTPTKPTWGRAGDTLESIVHQATCHKQISNVLQHDHAPAANIVPIDAVSTGATWAETESSGQVQGAPTTLLRKRTRSDSEQCHGRKICGGMNEDSADHTSASATFSRDNDTTMMTWASFESPRSLKTRTTEVDSSCHDGLGNRDGDEEHETNNIEMGRSYSTRKTRAAAIHNQSERRRRDRINQKMKTLQRMVPNANKTDKASMLDEVIEYLKLLQAQVHQLMSMRSMPHMMMPLGMQQHLQMSLLARMGMGMGIGVGLGMGMGMGMGMLDMTTMSHSAPQTLASLINPASVSAPAPTLVSPPFVLTSMIPTDASAQPKPNSGTNAAVPLPDPYCALLAQSMNIDLYNKMAAVNQTTVTTQSTSCPSQSHHVQSG from the exons ATGAGTCAGTATATAGTACCAAACTGGAACCTAAAGCACCAAAGACAAGAACAAGTCGAAGGAGAAGAGGGAAACAGATCTTCGCACGTGCACAACCAGCAGCAGAACCACCCCAGTAGTACTTCTCCTCTTGTCCCCAATAT GTCTAGCTATGAAGTTGCAGAGCTAACATGGGAAAATGGTCAGCTAGCCATGCATAGGCTTCGTGGGCTCATTCCCACTACTCCTACAAAGCCCACATGGGGTAGGGCTGGTGATACACTAGAATCAATAGTCCACCAAGCTACATGCCACAAGCAAATCTCAAATGTACTGCAACATGACCATGCCCCGGCAGCCAATATAGTCCCTATTGATGCTGTTTCCACCGGTGCGACATGGGCTGAGACTGAGAGTTCCGGCCAGGTACAGGGGGCACCGACGACACTGTTGAGGAAGAGGACACGTTCGGATTCAGAGCAATGTCATGGAAGAAAAATTTGTGGTGGTATGAATGAAGATAGTGCTGATCATACTAGTGCAAGTGCAACATTTTCTAGGGACAATGATACAACCATGATGACATGGGCTTCCTTTGAATCTCCTCGGAGCTTGAAGACCAGAACCACTGAAGTGGACTCGTCTTGTCACGATGGATTG GGAAACAGAGATGGTGATGAAGAGCATGAGACCAATAATATTGAAATGGGCCGCTCCTACTCAACAAGAAAAACTAGAGCAGCTGCTATCCATAATCAGTCTGAAAGG AGAAGAAGAGATAGGATTAATCAGAAGATGAAAACCCTGCAGAGGATGGTGCCAAATGCAAATAAG ACAGATAAAGCTTCAATGCTTGATGAAGTGATTGAGTACTTAAAACTACTTCAAGCACAAGTTCATCAACTGATGAGTATGAGAAGTATGCCCCATATGATGATGCCTTTAGGCATGCAGCAACATCTTCAAATGTCTCTATTAGCACGTatgggcatgggcatgggcatAGGCGTTGGGCTAGGGATGGGTATGGGTATGGGTATGGGTATGCTTGACATGACTACCATGTCACACAGTGCACCTCAAACTCTTGCTTCACTTATCAATCCAGCTTCAGTTTCTGCCCCAGCTCCTACACTAGTTTCGCCTCCATTTGTGCTGACTTCCATGATTCCAACTGATGCTTCAGCTCAGCCGAAGCCTAATTCCGGAACCAATGCTGCAGTTCCATTGCCTGATCCATATTGTGCATTACTAGCACAA TCAATGAATATAGACCTCTACAACAAGATGGCAGCAGTCAATCAGACCACAGTCACTACACAGTCAACTAGTTGCCCATCACAGTCACACCATGTTCAAAGTGGCTGA
- the LOC115965402 gene encoding uncharacterized protein LOC115965402 isoform X2: MDLLVKEQRRVKFSGQRKEKQEEFSGTGVRTPLHLSQQSDSFNEDDAEQGLYRRRLSGQVSEDNDSGDIEFAAAVAAAAFAVHSLEEAELEIQKKRREDLETSRNKIKSRKDDSSSAGRAIRIFSNTEMKSAGTVSLNKSIGQEREAQERAFPTPIPSHTSSMRPTPSADRDQNQMRDSSGRNDVETKADAWEKAEMTKIKKRYENLNSKILAWEDEKKTQAKLNMEKIKGELEQRSALNLRHYQEKVARIDQIAGEARQQLEEKRRNQVSKVKEKANKLRSTDKVPVKCCCFYFH; the protein is encoded by the exons ATGGATCTTTTGGTTAAGGAGCAAAGGAG AGTGAAATTTTCtggccaaagaaaagaaaagcaggAAGAGTTCAGTGGCACTGGAGTAAGAACACCACTACATCTATCTCAACAATCAGATTCCTTCAATGAAG ATGATGCTGAGCAGGGCTTGTACCGGAGGCGGCTTTCGGGTCAAGTGAGCGAGGATAATGATTCCGGAGACATTGAGTTTGCAGCTGCTGTTGCAGCAGCTGCATTTGCTGTTCACTCACTTGAAGAAGCTGAATTAGAAATTcagaagaagaggagagaggATCTTGAAACGTCACGGAACAAGATTAAGAGCAGAAAAGATGATAGCTCAAGTGCTGGTAGAGCAATCAGGATATTCTCAAACACAGAAATGAAGAGTGCTG GCACAGTTTCATTAAATAAGTCAATAGGGCAGGAAAGGGAGGCACAAGAGAGGGCTTTTCCAACTCCGATTCCAAGTCATACATCCTCAATGAGACCTACACCCTCAGCAGATAGAGATCAGAACCAGATGAGAGATTCATCAGGACGCAATGATGTGGAAACCAAAGCAGATGCTTGGGAGAAAGCTGAGATGACAAAGATAAAAAAGCG GTATGAGAATTTGAATTCCAAAATACTTGCTTGGGAGGATGAGAAGAAGACACAGGCCAAATTAAACAtggaaaaaattaag GGTGAGTTGGAGCAGCGAAGTGCTTTAAATTTACGACACTACCAAGAAAAGGTAGCAAGGATTGATCAGATAGCAGGAGAAGCAAGACAACAGttggaagagaaaagaagaaatcaagTCTCTAAGGtgaaagaaaaggcaaataaGCTCAGGTCAACAGACAAGGTTCCTGTCAAATGTTGCTGCTTCTATTTTCACTAG
- the LOC115963141 gene encoding uncharacterized protein LOC115963141, with amino-acid sequence MAEESTETPLTPEKTEAERGCERRRNSTGRLDNPIGDIKIRSRYLCASTGSCHDACKYGTKPALKPWSSFPKRVTTLEGEIQSPEKAATSIEGKKKSAIGRRPSLDSKVQKPSNPVVIKGEVSSSTKKETATLEKVPTSSKEIDVSIENASNQKPKHRKSKSYSHPVDWSFSFQRNNEIRISKEPQGDSASSRKSKILSNELSTSKIGEKKASIPHTVNLFPKHSVKGVSNMKTKNENSVTKVKPNQPSDVPEKTLYVIEAGTENKTVEPSQSSVSSSPSSVDKSLKQAQKGILSSQLPYSSKKNNLRHTGTGFDANKLRVSSYPSFGKKSLTHAQYGTHRAKSSSSPSSSSHSKENGAKITGSEDQKLEFRSSSGRDGMVSSEVKGSPAQNLKFRRGKVVELQSENSNSRRLKFKRVRSVGEIQYGKDHTRNWSKEVDDGKLEKDFERDQNLEGTRRRNSKSKEVGDSEDGTEIKSEEVVLRHQNVEEKKDTQSLYNNVIEETASKLVMARKSKVKALVGAFETVISLQDTCTQSSVNGEISD; translated from the coding sequence ATGGCCGAGGAGAGCACTGAGACTCCACTGACTCCTGAAAAAACTGAGGCTGAACGTGGCTGTGAAAGGAGGAGGAATTCTACTGGGAGGTTGGATAACCCAATTGGTGACATAAAGATTCGTTCCCGTTATCTCTGTGCTTCAACAGGTTCCTGCCATGATGCTTGCAAATATGGAACAAAACCTGCATTAAAGCCGTGGAGTTCATTTCCGAAGAGGGTAACAACTTTGGAAGGTGAAATCCAGTCTCCTGAAAAGGCTGCTACTTCAATTGAGGGGAAGAAGAAATCAGCAATTGGTCGTAGGCCTTCTTTAGATTCCAAAGTGCAGAAACCTAGTAATCCTGTTGTCATCAAGGGAGAAGTCTCCTCATCAACAAAAAAGGAGACTGCCACTTTAGAAAAGGTTCCAACATCCTCCAAGGAAATAGATGTTTCTATAGAAAATGCTAGCAATCAAAAGCCAAAGCATAGGAAATCAAAGTCATATTCTCACCCAGTGGATTGGAGTTTCAGCTTTCAAAGAAACAACGAAATCAGAATAAGCAAGGAACCACAAGGAGATTCAGCCAGCTCAAGAAAAAGCAAAATCTTAAGCAACGAGTTGAGCACCTCCAAAATTGGTGAGAAAAAGGCTTCAATTCCACACACCGTTAACTTGTTTCCCAAACATTCTGTCAAGGGAGTTTCAAACATGAAGACCAAGAACGAAAACAGTGTAACAAAGGTCAAACCCAACCAACCCAGCGATGTTCCTGAGAAGACTTTGTACGTCATTGAAGCAGGTACAGAGAACAAAACTGTGGAACCCTCTCAAAGTAGTGTTTCCTCATCTCCATCCTCTGTGGACAAAAGCCTGAAGCAAGCTCAAAAGGGTATCCTTAGCTCACAATTGCCTTATTCTTCTAAGAAGAATAACTTGAGACACACTGGAACTGGATTTGATGCCAACAAATTACGTGTATCCTCTTATCCTTCCTTTGGGAAAAAAAGCTTGACACACGCACAATATGGAACTCATAGAGCTAAATCATCCTCGTCTCCATCCTCGTCTTCCCATAGCAAAGAAAATGGTGCCAAGATAACTGGAAGTGAGGACCAAAAGTTGGAATTCAGGAGTAGTTCTGGAAGGGATGGAATGGTTAGCTCAGAAGTTAAAGGTTCCCCAGctcaaaatctgaaatttagGAGAGGAAAGGTGGTTGAACTTCAATCTGAGAACAGTAATTCAAGGAGACTCAAATTTAAGCGAGTAAGATCAGTTGGTGAGATCCAATATGGTAAAGATCATACCAGAAATTGGAGCAAGGAAGTTGATGATGGTAAATTGGAGAAAGATTTTGAGAGAGACCAAAATCTGGAGGGTACAAGAAGGAGAAACTCCAAGAGCAAGGAAGTTGGTGACAGTGAGGATGGTACTGAAATCAAGTCTGAAGAAGTTGTTCTCAGACACCAAAAtgtggaagaaaagaaagataccCAAAGTCTGTATAATAATGTGATTGAAGAGACTGCAAGTAAGCTGGTTATGGCCAGGAAGAGTAAGGTCAAGGCTTTGGTTGGTGCTTTTGAAACTGTTATATCTCTTCAGGATACCTGCACTCAGTCCTCAGTTAATGGAGAGATATCTGATTGA
- the LOC115965402 gene encoding uncharacterized protein LOC115965402 isoform X1 translates to MDLLVKEQRRVKFSGQRKEKQEEFSGTGVRTPLHLSQQSDSFNEAFLDDAEQGLYRRRLSGQVSEDNDSGDIEFAAAVAAAAFAVHSLEEAELEIQKKRREDLETSRNKIKSRKDDSSSAGRAIRIFSNTEMKSAGTVSLNKSIGQEREAQERAFPTPIPSHTSSMRPTPSADRDQNQMRDSSGRNDVETKADAWEKAEMTKIKKRYENLNSKILAWEDEKKTQAKLNMEKIKGELEQRSALNLRHYQEKVARIDQIAGEARQQLEEKRRNQVSKVKEKANKLRSTDKVPVKCCCFYFH, encoded by the exons ATGGATCTTTTGGTTAAGGAGCAAAGGAG AGTGAAATTTTCtggccaaagaaaagaaaagcaggAAGAGTTCAGTGGCACTGGAGTAAGAACACCACTACATCTATCTCAACAATCAGATTCCTTCAATGAAG CTTTTCTAGATGATGCTGAGCAGGGCTTGTACCGGAGGCGGCTTTCGGGTCAAGTGAGCGAGGATAATGATTCCGGAGACATTGAGTTTGCAGCTGCTGTTGCAGCAGCTGCATTTGCTGTTCACTCACTTGAAGAAGCTGAATTAGAAATTcagaagaagaggagagaggATCTTGAAACGTCACGGAACAAGATTAAGAGCAGAAAAGATGATAGCTCAAGTGCTGGTAGAGCAATCAGGATATTCTCAAACACAGAAATGAAGAGTGCTG GCACAGTTTCATTAAATAAGTCAATAGGGCAGGAAAGGGAGGCACAAGAGAGGGCTTTTCCAACTCCGATTCCAAGTCATACATCCTCAATGAGACCTACACCCTCAGCAGATAGAGATCAGAACCAGATGAGAGATTCATCAGGACGCAATGATGTGGAAACCAAAGCAGATGCTTGGGAGAAAGCTGAGATGACAAAGATAAAAAAGCG GTATGAGAATTTGAATTCCAAAATACTTGCTTGGGAGGATGAGAAGAAGACACAGGCCAAATTAAACAtggaaaaaattaag GGTGAGTTGGAGCAGCGAAGTGCTTTAAATTTACGACACTACCAAGAAAAGGTAGCAAGGATTGATCAGATAGCAGGAGAAGCAAGACAACAGttggaagagaaaagaagaaatcaagTCTCTAAGGtgaaagaaaaggcaaataaGCTCAGGTCAACAGACAAGGTTCCTGTCAAATGTTGCTGCTTCTATTTTCACTAG